In one Oryza glaberrima chromosome 2, OglaRS2, whole genome shotgun sequence genomic region, the following are encoded:
- the LOC127761240 gene encoding disease resistance protein RGA2-like — translation MRSMQMVLATTDRRKIDNGPLSESLNELQDVLFDAEDVMDELDYYQLQQQIEGKGSRASACIDPEGSCVSSYTPSLFQQVSSGMNQIIGWAMHGRKRKREEEPTHSIILPLEIKHDISDRIKGILNQLRIKGKPVLEILQLELSCQIAMSKQIQSEPRKPRQTTSLLIERKVYGRDAERDNIIELLTKGKSSDLGVLPLVGVGGVGKTTLARFVYHDQRIKDHFDLRMWVCVSDNFNEKSLTREILEHVCKDRQGYENISKHGPIFSH, via the exons ATGAGAAGCATGCAGATGGTGCTCGCAACCACTGACAGAAGAAAGATTGACAACGGGCCACTATCTGAGTCGCTGAATGAACTACAAGATGTGCTTTTTGATGCTGAGGATGTGATGGACGAGCTTGACTATTATCAGCTCCAGCAACAGATCGAAG GGAAAGGCTCTCGTGCTTCTGCTTGTATTGATCCTGAGGGAAGCTGTGTGTCTTCATACACTCCGTCCCTTTTTCAGCAAGTAAGCAGCGGCATGAATCAAATTATTGGTTGGGCCATGCATggcagaaaaaggaaaagagaggaagagccAACTCATAGCATCATACTACCTCTTGAGATTAAACATGATATTTCTGACAGGATCAAAGGAATACTGAATCAATTGCGCATTAAGGGCAAGCCTGTGCTGGAGATTCTTCAGCTAGAGCTTTCATGCCAAATTGCAATGTCAAAGCAGATTCAGAGTGAGCCCAGGAAGCCACGCCAGACAACATCCCTTCTGATTGAACGCAAGGTGTACGGGAGGGATGCAGAAAGGGACAACATAATAGAGCTTTTAACAAAGGGAAAATCTAGTGATTTAGGTGTTTTGCCATTAGTTGGTGTTGGTGGTGTTGGGAAAACAACGCTTGCTAGATTTGTATACCATGATCAAAGAATTAAAGACCATTTTGATTTGCGAATGTGGGTTTGTGTATCTGATAATTTCAATGAGAAGAGCCTAACTCGTGAAATTTTAGAGCATGTGTGTAAAGATAGACAAGGCTATGAAAATATATCCAAGCATGGACCAATTTTTTCCCATTAA